The following proteins are co-located in the Planococcus plakortidis genome:
- a CDS encoding M4 family metallopeptidase gives MKKKYIVPVILSSALVASSFTASTALANSQQGNGSPDKSWNENANVPVFVKEKIAEKRASSNAANALDYLAENEGKTGLKNPKQNLQQKEVEKDALGMTHVRFNQAVNGVPVEGAEVVVHYNAQDELVSVNGGHFPEAASNNIDTTPDVSVMKAVQTAKAAVEAPEKLEYNPESEVVVYPFDGENHLAYKVNVNFLGDKPGNWFVFVDAKNGEVIDQYNAIMHAEDIHQSVGTGVLGEQRKIHTTKSKEARGGTTFSLSDESHEGLEGIYTFDANDGEIMTNHSASWKDEYLHAGVDAHYNSEQVYEYFHDEHDRNSLDDEGMAIISYVHYGDSYNNAFWNGRHMTYGDGDGSFMVPLSAGLDVAAHEMTHGVISNSANLQYRFESGALNESFADIFGALVDADDWEVGEDIMGPDAKADGRESLRSLSDPSKYPVKADYIPYGNGEGNYPSHMDEFYDLPRNLDNGGVHINSSITNHAAYLIGEEIGKEKLGQIFYRALTVYLTPTSNFSEARKLIVQSAADIYGEGSAEEQATANGFDEVGIYE, from the coding sequence TTGAAGAAAAAATATATTGTCCCTGTCATTTTATCATCTGCTCTTGTCGCCAGTTCGTTCACCGCCTCTACCGCCCTGGCAAATAGCCAACAAGGCAATGGATCTCCTGATAAAAGCTGGAATGAAAACGCCAATGTCCCGGTCTTCGTCAAGGAGAAAATCGCCGAGAAGCGGGCTTCAAGCAATGCAGCCAATGCACTGGATTACCTAGCGGAAAATGAAGGCAAGACCGGCCTGAAAAATCCCAAGCAAAACTTACAGCAAAAAGAGGTCGAAAAGGATGCGCTTGGCATGACGCATGTCCGCTTTAACCAGGCTGTCAACGGCGTGCCGGTAGAAGGCGCGGAAGTGGTCGTCCATTATAATGCACAAGATGAACTGGTTTCGGTCAACGGTGGCCATTTCCCGGAAGCCGCCTCGAACAATATCGACACGACGCCAGATGTGAGCGTCATGAAGGCTGTCCAGACAGCGAAAGCCGCAGTCGAAGCCCCGGAAAAACTTGAGTACAATCCGGAATCGGAAGTGGTCGTCTATCCATTCGACGGTGAAAATCATTTAGCTTATAAAGTCAATGTCAATTTCCTTGGGGATAAGCCCGGCAACTGGTTTGTCTTTGTGGATGCGAAAAATGGCGAAGTGATCGACCAATACAACGCAATCATGCACGCCGAAGACATCCATCAATCCGTCGGTACGGGTGTCCTTGGCGAGCAGCGCAAGATCCACACAACGAAGAGCAAAGAAGCGCGTGGCGGCACGACATTCAGCTTATCCGACGAGTCCCATGAAGGCTTGGAGGGCATCTATACTTTCGATGCAAACGATGGCGAAATCATGACGAACCACAGCGCATCGTGGAAAGACGAATACTTACACGCCGGAGTGGATGCGCATTACAACTCTGAACAGGTCTATGAATATTTTCATGACGAACACGATCGCAATTCCCTCGATGATGAGGGCATGGCCATCATTTCCTATGTCCATTACGGCGACAGCTACAATAACGCGTTCTGGAATGGCCGTCACATGACTTACGGGGACGGGGACGGCTCGTTCATGGTGCCGTTATCTGCTGGACTTGATGTCGCTGCACACGAAATGACGCACGGAGTAATCTCCAACTCGGCAAATCTCCAGTACCGTTTTGAATCCGGTGCATTGAATGAATCCTTTGCAGATATTTTCGGGGCATTGGTGGATGCCGATGATTGGGAAGTTGGGGAAGACATCATGGGGCCTGACGCCAAAGCGGACGGCCGGGAATCGTTGCGCAGCTTGAGCGACCCAAGCAAATACCCTGTCAAGGCGGATTATATCCCGTATGGCAACGGGGAAGGCAATTACCCTTCGCATATGGACGAATTCTATGACTTGCCGAGAAACCTCGACAACGGCGGTGTGCATATCAATTCATCCATCACCAACCACGCCGCGTACTTGATCGGCGAAGAAATCGGCAAGGAAAAACTCGGCCAGATCTTCTACCGTGCATTGACGGTCTATCTGACGCCCACCTCCAACTTCAGCGAAGCCCGCAAGCTGATCGTCCAATCGGCGGCTGATATCTACGGGGAAGGCAGTGCAGAAGAACAAGCCACGGCGAACGGATTTGACGAAGTAGGCATTTACGAATAA
- a CDS encoding TetR-like C-terminal domain-containing protein: protein MTNQKYKKKSGSKTGWLTKEIMKDLSDSYMEPYRHVQKLKSDELDPSTIRIFHHVEKYQRFYRIIFSKYVPMAYYYLLFDQVNQLLNQDIDQKHQSYNTNMFSAYQANAILGMIIEWHRQDFQQTAAEMNELLVEILNSHDHQ, encoded by the coding sequence ATGACAAATCAAAAATATAAAAAGAAAAGCGGATCAAAAACTGGCTGGCTTACTAAGGAAATCATGAAAGACTTGTCTGATTCGTATATGGAACCCTATAGGCATGTGCAGAAACTGAAGTCCGATGAGTTGGATCCTTCAACCATCCGCATATTCCACCACGTCGAGAAATACCAAAGATTTTACCGCATCATTTTTTCGAAATATGTACCGATGGCGTATTATTACTTGTTGTTCGATCAAGTAAATCAATTATTGAATCAGGATATTGATCAAAAACATCAGTCGTACAATACGAATATGTTCAGTGCCTATCAAGCGAATGCCATATTGGGAATGATCATCGAATGGCATCGGCAGGACTTTCAACAAACCGCTGCTGAGATGAACGAGTTATTGGTAGAAATTCTGAACTCCCATGATCACCAATAA
- a CDS encoding GNAT family N-acetyltransferase, which yields MIIRKAKQSELEQVISLSPQAIYDGTLGEVMPSGEKVKSLVNPLLDKGGFYFIAVENDEILGWVLVGTTKDQFTEKPSGFIYELYLRQQYRGKGYSKRLMDTAIEHFQAEGLTEIRLSAKVDNPAVRMYEIMGFTTRTVSMSLNIE from the coding sequence TTGATCATCAGAAAAGCGAAGCAAAGTGAACTGGAACAGGTCATCTCCTTATCACCTCAGGCTATTTACGATGGGACGCTGGGTGAAGTGATGCCTTCCGGGGAGAAAGTCAAAAGCCTGGTGAATCCTTTGTTGGATAAAGGCGGCTTTTATTTTATCGCAGTTGAAAATGATGAAATCCTTGGTTGGGTTCTAGTAGGTACCACAAAAGACCAGTTTACTGAAAAGCCGAGCGGGTTTATTTACGAATTGTATCTCCGACAACAATATCGTGGCAAAGGATATTCAAAACGTTTGATGGATACGGCCATAGAGCATTTTCAAGCGGAAGGGCTTACAGAAATCCGGTTAAGTGCGAAAGTGGACAATCCAGCTGTACGTATGTATGAGATTATGGGATTTACAACGCGGACTGTTAGCATGAGCTTGAATATAGAATGA
- a CDS encoding GNAT family N-acetyltransferase, whose amino-acid sequence MKIEGHLKALPTFETERLLLRKVIRHDLDDVFEFSSDPEVANRMTWEKNDSKEETLSNFLHPTMDGYKDGQSGVWAIVYKESEKSSVPAR is encoded by the coding sequence ATGAAAATTGAAGGCCACTTAAAAGCCTTGCCGACATTCGAAACCGAACGTCTGCTACTAAGAAAAGTAATACGGCACGACCTGGATGATGTTTTCGAATTCTCATCCGATCCTGAAGTAGCGAACCGCATGACGTGGGAGAAGAACGATTCAAAAGAGGAAACCTTGTCCAATTTCCTGCATCCGACTATGGATGGATATAAAGATGGCCAGAGCGGTGTATGGGCGATTGTTTATAAAGAGAGCGAGAAGTCATCGGTACCTGCTCGTTAG
- a CDS encoding GNAT family N-acetyltransferase, producing MGTCSLVGWSNEHQKAEIGFVLNRNFWGAGIATEALREVLAYGFDVLQFNRIEGGCDIDNIGSEKVMTKAGMAF from the coding sequence ATCGGTACCTGCTCGTTAGTTGGGTGGTCAAATGAACATCAAAAAGCAGAAATAGGCTTTGTGTTGAACCGGAATTTTTGGGGAGCGGGAATCGCGACAGAAGCATTGCGGGAAGTTCTTGCTTACGGTTTTGACGTGCTTCAGTTTAACCGTATCGAAGGCGGCTGCGATATAGACAATATCGGTTCCGAAAAAGTCATGACAAAAGCCGGTATGGCCTTTTAA
- a CDS encoding MutS-related protein yields MITGSNASGKSTYIKAVAINAILAQTIHTVLAKTWTMKPSYIVTSMAIQDNVLDGDSYFIAEIKSLKRIIQLSKEKKPLISFVDEILKGTNTIERISASAAIMEWLSANKGMNIIASHDIELTEIAEGVYTNYHFRESIKDGEVLFDYKIHEGPSVTRNAIKLLEILDYPESVTNQANQLAQHFTDIREWKELNAV; encoded by the coding sequence TTGATTACCGGATCGAATGCTTCTGGAAAATCAACGTATATCAAAGCGGTTGCCATCAACGCCATATTGGCGCAAACGATTCATACAGTCTTGGCTAAAACGTGGACAATGAAACCTAGTTATATCGTGACTTCGATGGCGATTCAAGACAACGTACTGGATGGGGATAGTTATTTTATTGCAGAAATCAAGTCGTTGAAACGAATTATCCAGCTGAGCAAGGAAAAGAAACCTCTTATTTCTTTCGTGGATGAAATTTTAAAAGGCACCAATACGATTGAACGGATTTCTGCATCGGCAGCCATTATGGAATGGTTGTCTGCCAACAAAGGGATGAACATTATTGCTTCCCACGATATTGAACTGACAGAAATTGCAGAAGGAGTGTATACCAATTACCATTTCCGGGAATCAATTAAGGATGGGGAAGTGCTGTTCGATTATAAGATCCATGAAGGACCATCTGTAACCCGAAATGCCATTAAGCTATTGGAAATTCTAGATTATCCCGAAAGTGTAACAAACCAAGCGAATCAACTGGCACAGCATTTCACCGATATACGTGAATGGAAAGAGTTAAACGCAGTCTAA
- a CDS encoding DUF4064 domain-containing protein → MVSIAFLLLVILFISTGLLANSLDTNQSIQNVLIEIFENDPKAQREMNPEEITAISEQYTNDILSFVQNALKYPFYLLGIAALLSLVALFTIKLNKYVSALLLLFAGLLSIFTLLPPILLFFASNNLFKTSSQNQNAVRKLM, encoded by the coding sequence CTGGTATCTATAGCATTTTTGCTCTTGGTTATTCTATTTATAAGTACTGGTTTATTGGCAAACTCTCTTGATACAAATCAATCGATTCAAAATGTCCTTATTGAGATATTCGAGAATGATCCGAAGGCTCAACGAGAAATGAACCCTGAAGAAATTACCGCTATCTCTGAACAATATACAAATGATATTTTGAGTTTTGTGCAGAATGCTTTAAAATATCCCTTTTACTTGCTGGGAATAGCAGCCTTATTGAGTTTGGTTGCGCTCTTCACAATAAAACTCAATAAATATGTATCAGCGCTATTACTCTTGTTTGCTGGATTGTTATCAATTTTTACATTGCTTCCACCGATACTGTTGTTCTTTGCTTCAAACAACTTATTCAAAACCTCATCACAGAACCAAAATGCTGTCCGTAAATTAATGTGA
- a CDS encoding MerR family transcriptional regulator, translating into MKEHWKVGEVAELTGLTIRTLRYYDQICLFSPSQYTESGHRLYTQADLVRLQPILSLKQMGMSLEEIQLLLSNPEEQTVAEILQIQISRVKKEIEVQQKLVAELENALWAARSNRTMSISELTKLMEALKMNKEKYFSKQQLATMESRYENADKQLLKQAEQEFNGLIKEIRLEKEKGASPSDEKVQDLAKKWNDIVNAFSEDDRTFRKQAEHFHAENPGNELQYEIDSELYQFINQAVNHT; encoded by the coding sequence ATGAAGGAACATTGGAAAGTCGGAGAAGTGGCAGAATTGACGGGTTTAACGATTCGAACATTACGCTATTACGATCAAATCTGTTTATTTTCACCTTCTCAGTATACGGAGTCAGGGCATCGGCTTTACACGCAAGCAGATTTGGTACGTCTTCAGCCCATTTTGTCCCTAAAGCAGATGGGAATGTCATTAGAAGAAATACAACTTCTGTTGTCTAATCCGGAGGAACAAACCGTTGCGGAGATTTTGCAAATCCAAATTTCTCGCGTCAAAAAAGAGATAGAGGTTCAGCAAAAACTAGTAGCCGAGTTGGAAAATGCGTTATGGGCTGCACGCAGCAATCGGACCATGTCGATTTCAGAACTTACTAAATTAATGGAGGCGCTGAAAATGAATAAGGAAAAATACTTTTCGAAGCAGCAATTGGCTACCATGGAAAGCAGATATGAAAATGCCGACAAACAACTTTTAAAGCAGGCAGAGCAAGAATTTAACGGTCTTATCAAGGAAATTCGTTTGGAAAAAGAAAAAGGTGCTTCTCCTTCCGATGAAAAAGTACAGGATTTAGCGAAAAAATGGAATGACATCGTGAATGCCTTTTCCGAAGACGATAGGACTTTCCGCAAGCAAGCCGAACATTTCCACGCCGAAAACCCAGGGAACGAACTCCAATATGAAATAGATAGCGAGCTATACCAATTTATCAATCAAGCAGTGAATCATACATGA
- a CDS encoding Hsp33 family molecular chaperone HslO, whose protein sequence is MQNAIVKALINEEQIRLYFIDNTQLLRDIYALNQELPKPLKLLLGKTVSAMSILSGTLKGNQRMSIQVTLSNPHHKIFAEAEANGNVRGYLNEELLRTSNIEEKSMQDLIGPSGMIRVIKGSEMNQFTSITDMPNQHITDDIANYFVQSDQTPTYLYSDIQLDNGASLLSSHALYAQLLPGAPPHLLSEVKMIVKANPDIFSKLNAEKASDSEEALTQLFGDAKIIGHSSSQFFCGCSKEMFYGMLYSLSEEEIKRSIERKEDIEAFCHICGKTYTFKQKEMQQLF, encoded by the coding sequence GTGCAAAATGCTATTGTGAAGGCATTAATTAATGAAGAACAGATTCGTTTATATTTTATTGATAATACCCAGCTGCTTCGCGATATCTATGCCTTAAACCAGGAACTTCCTAAACCGCTTAAACTGCTGTTAGGCAAAACGGTATCAGCGATGAGCATACTCTCTGGTACGCTCAAAGGAAACCAGCGAATGAGCATCCAGGTAACGTTGAGTAACCCTCACCATAAGATTTTTGCGGAAGCCGAAGCGAATGGAAATGTCAGAGGATACTTGAACGAGGAACTTTTGAGAACTTCTAATATAGAAGAAAAGTCGATGCAAGATTTGATTGGACCTTCTGGGATGATCCGTGTCATAAAGGGTTCTGAGATGAATCAATTCACCAGCATTACCGATATGCCAAATCAACATATCACGGATGATATCGCCAACTATTTTGTGCAGAGTGATCAGACGCCGACCTATCTTTATTCCGACATTCAGTTGGATAATGGAGCTTCCCTTCTTTCCAGCCATGCACTATATGCACAACTGCTTCCCGGTGCACCACCACACCTGCTTTCAGAAGTGAAAATGATTGTGAAAGCCAATCCGGATATTTTCAGTAAACTAAACGCTGAAAAAGCGAGTGACAGCGAAGAAGCGTTAACCCAGTTGTTTGGAGATGCAAAAATCATCGGCCATAGCTCCAGTCAATTTTTCTGCGGGTGCAGTAAAGAAATGTTCTATGGCATGCTTTATTCATTGAGTGAAGAGGAAATCAAACGGAGCATTGAACGAAAGGAAGATATTGAAGCTTTTTGCCATATTTGCGGGAAAACCTACACGTTTAAGCAAAAGGAGATGCAGCAACTCTTCTAA
- a CDS encoding peptidase MA family metallohydrolase, with product MKKIKIVFLSLTIFVFFSFILVLGGSFFLYKVIAEEQPDINLTYIEAMAAIVTRSPEGKLKNQIKDSYLQEDYKHVSIYHEKDFSELLPITKETLDLAFVKTEALFGKTYQEPIDFLVFQDSEEMSKLSGVEGGAGFYSAEDKLLAIHYLDKDLILKRENYPLYMFQGVILHEYTHYAFAQKAKDLNIYPLWFQEGVAEYIEAEDQGAPLPESESIPFAHLTTYEQWAEARYIESTNNYAQSYYAIEFLIEEYGEEIINKIMNSANKTKDFEKSFKEITGLTINELDKVYLKFYRE from the coding sequence GTGAAAAAAATTAAAATTGTATTTCTTAGTTTAACAATATTTGTTTTCTTTTCTTTCATTCTAGTTTTAGGTGGGAGCTTTTTTCTTTACAAAGTCATAGCAGAAGAACAACCAGATATAAACCTTACATACATCGAAGCAATGGCAGCGATAGTAACTCGAAGTCCTGAAGGAAAACTAAAAAACCAGATCAAAGATTCTTACTTACAAGAAGATTATAAACACGTTTCAATTTATCATGAAAAGGATTTCTCTGAACTTCTGCCAATAACAAAAGAAACGTTAGACTTAGCTTTCGTGAAAACCGAAGCATTGTTCGGCAAAACATATCAAGAACCGATTGACTTTCTTGTATTCCAAGATAGCGAAGAGATGTCGAAGTTGTCTGGGGTAGAAGGTGGTGCTGGATTTTATTCAGCAGAGGATAAGCTGTTAGCCATACATTATCTTGATAAGGACCTTATATTAAAAAGAGAGAATTACCCTTTATACATGTTTCAGGGAGTCATTCTTCACGAATATACTCACTACGCTTTTGCTCAAAAGGCCAAAGATTTAAATATTTACCCGCTTTGGTTTCAAGAAGGTGTTGCTGAATATATTGAAGCCGAAGATCAAGGAGCACCTTTGCCTGAATCTGAAAGTATTCCTTTTGCTCACTTAACAACCTATGAACAATGGGCTGAAGCGAGGTACATAGAGTCAACCAACAATTATGCACAGAGTTATTATGCAATTGAATTCTTAATAGAGGAATACGGGGAAGAGATTATCAACAAAATAATGAATTCGGCAAATAAAACGAAAGACTTCGAGAAAAGTTTTAAAGAAATAACGGGGTTAACAATTAATGAATTAGATAAAGTGTACTTAAAATTTTATAGAGAATGA
- a CDS encoding PQQ-dependent sugar dehydrogenase: MTKSSWSRLMSLTVLSSVLALAACGNEDATEEESANDSDATTEESTVEGATTEESADEGANESAETEPKVTEFEPAFPEQTRAPAVETETELDTEVVVEGLGVSWGMTEFEPNRLLVTQRDAAELLIVNLEDGSVSDPIEGTPEVNNEDQGGLLDVTVAPDFEESRMVFLTFSQDIEGGTVTSVGKGMLSEDETSLEDFEVIFQATPAYEGTLHYGGRIIFDDEDNLFLTTGERSDVESRDRAQELDAYLGKVIHITQDGEPVESNPFVEDEDALDGIFSYGHRNIQGIDYNPATGDLWIVEFGPQAGDELNIIEPGNNYGWPVVSYGLEYSGELVNDGISEHEEQGFVEPRYYWDPTSAPSGMAFYDNDAIPEWENNLFIGGLAPNYIVRVVIEDDIVVGEERLLTDEVQRFRDILVTEDGALIASTDGGLIYKITAAE, encoded by the coding sequence ATGACGAAAAGTTCGTGGTCGAGATTAATGTCCCTCACAGTATTAAGTTCTGTGTTGGCTTTGGCAGCATGTGGCAATGAAGATGCTACCGAAGAAGAGTCAGCGAATGACTCGGATGCTACAACAGAAGAAAGTACAGTTGAGGGTGCTACAACTGAGGAAAGTGCAGACGAGGGCGCAAATGAAAGTGCAGAAACTGAACCGAAAGTGACTGAGTTTGAACCGGCATTTCCGGAACAAACGAGAGCACCGGCAGTAGAAACTGAAACGGAACTGGATACGGAAGTGGTCGTTGAAGGTCTTGGCGTGTCTTGGGGCATGACCGAGTTTGAACCGAACCGCTTACTCGTGACACAGCGGGATGCAGCAGAGCTACTCATCGTAAACCTTGAAGATGGTTCTGTGTCAGATCCAATCGAAGGAACGCCGGAAGTGAATAACGAGGACCAAGGCGGCTTGCTGGATGTCACGGTCGCTCCGGATTTTGAGGAATCGCGAATGGTCTTTCTGACGTTTTCTCAGGATATTGAAGGCGGCACGGTAACGTCTGTCGGTAAAGGAATGTTATCAGAAGATGAAACTTCCCTCGAAGACTTTGAAGTGATCTTCCAGGCAACTCCTGCATATGAAGGCACTTTGCACTATGGCGGGCGGATTATCTTTGATGATGAGGATAACCTGTTCCTAACGACGGGTGAACGTTCAGATGTCGAAAGTCGCGATCGCGCACAAGAATTGGATGCTTACTTGGGTAAAGTCATCCACATCACACAAGATGGAGAACCAGTAGAGTCGAACCCGTTTGTAGAAGATGAAGACGCACTCGATGGAATCTTCAGCTACGGTCACCGCAATATCCAAGGTATCGATTATAACCCTGCAACAGGCGATTTATGGATTGTCGAGTTCGGCCCGCAAGCTGGGGACGAATTGAATATCATTGAACCAGGCAATAACTATGGCTGGCCCGTTGTTTCTTATGGTCTCGAATACTCTGGTGAATTGGTCAATGATGGTATTTCAGAACACGAAGAACAAGGATTTGTTGAACCAAGATATTATTGGGATCCAACAAGTGCACCGAGTGGGATGGCATTTTATGACAATGACGCCATTCCGGAGTGGGAAAACAACTTGTTCATTGGTGGTTTAGCACCGAATTATATTGTACGTGTCGTTATTGAAGATGACATCGTTGTTGGAGAAGAACGATTGTTAACGGATGAAGTCCAACGTTTCCGTGACATTCTTGTCACAGAAGATGGCGCGCTTATCGCATCTACAGATGGTGGCTTGATTTATAAGATTACTGCAGCAGAATAA
- a CDS encoding helix-turn-helix transcriptional regulator — protein MAHLFKEKIGVSPYSWLQLYRLVRAQELLIQTNRSITDIAYDCGFSSISSFNQLFKRLYGFSPRMFRQDASNKIK, from the coding sequence TTGGCGCATCTATTCAAAGAAAAAATCGGTGTTTCCCCGTATTCCTGGCTGCAGCTTTACCGTCTCGTGAGAGCGCAGGAGCTATTGATCCAAACTAACCGGAGTATCACGGATATCGCCTATGATTGCGGATTTTCTTCGATCAGCTCGTTTAATCAATTATTCAAGCGCCTTTACGGCTTTTCGCCGCGCATGTTCCGTCAGGATGCCTCGAACAAGATAAAATAA
- a CDS encoding MFS transporter: protein MMYQRVLKNKNIMCYLAGAGISQLGNVLAGLAFLFISYGLTESAALTSIIAISQAMPYLLFGLIGGAVADRVHKKRMLVWIDLLRIPPIFSLVIFHQMGTLAFWHLLTAAFMVQSLGCLYNPAYRAVLPLITPLDQQTAVNSLLDTVTRGIQVLTPVFAIAMVNSGNTIHLYTIDALTYLVSAMLILNMHWQEAIGEQDINKVHTQGIFRSIGLFVRWAKREETIKILFVATFWMVFFNTWVWQVGLLLLLIDRYPGNGQELYSLILGWYGAGVILANIAIPYFWKTLTLPLYLGGSLVWGIGLVVLGCASNLPFYFAGMFLAAAGLPLSSLARVYLIQTLVPANMLGRAFSFNAVLLYGSNVLSLAVFGAFVSVVGIQQLFIICGSLMVMAALFYLVRGILTEHARRKAVKALE from the coding sequence ATGATGTATCAACGTGTATTGAAAAACAAAAATATTATGTGTTACTTAGCGGGAGCTGGCATCTCCCAGCTCGGCAATGTGTTGGCAGGGCTTGCCTTTCTTTTTATTTCCTATGGCCTGACAGAGTCCGCTGCCTTAACGTCCATCATAGCCATATCACAAGCCATGCCCTATTTGCTATTTGGCTTGATTGGCGGGGCCGTTGCGGACCGTGTCCATAAAAAGAGGATGCTCGTATGGATCGACCTGCTGAGAATCCCGCCCATCTTTTCGTTGGTTATATTCCATCAAATGGGCACGCTGGCGTTTTGGCATTTGCTGACGGCTGCTTTTATGGTGCAAAGCTTGGGGTGTTTATATAACCCCGCCTACCGAGCCGTATTGCCGCTGATCACGCCTCTTGATCAACAAACAGCGGTCAATAGCCTGTTGGATACGGTGACAAGGGGAATTCAAGTGTTGACGCCGGTTTTTGCAATCGCCATGGTCAATAGCGGAAACACCATTCACCTTTATACGATCGATGCCCTGACTTATCTTGTGAGTGCAATGCTCATCTTGAACATGCATTGGCAGGAAGCGATAGGTGAACAAGATATAAATAAGGTGCACACACAAGGAATCTTTCGTTCGATTGGGCTGTTTGTTCGATGGGCAAAACGCGAAGAGACGATCAAGATTTTGTTTGTGGCAACGTTTTGGATGGTCTTTTTCAATACCTGGGTTTGGCAGGTCGGCTTATTGTTGCTGCTCATCGACCGCTACCCTGGGAACGGCCAAGAACTTTACAGCCTAATCTTGGGGTGGTACGGAGCCGGCGTGATTTTGGCCAATATCGCCATCCCTTATTTTTGGAAAACCTTGACCTTGCCACTTTATTTAGGGGGCTCGCTTGTTTGGGGAATCGGTCTTGTAGTACTTGGATGCGCGAGTAACTTGCCGTTTTATTTTGCCGGAATGTTCCTTGCAGCGGCCGGTTTGCCGCTATCTAGCCTGGCTCGCGTGTATTTGATCCAAACCTTGGTGCCTGCGAACATGCTGGGTCGGGCTTTCAGCTTTAATGCGGTTCTTTTATATGGCTCCAATGTCTTGTCACTCGCGGTCTTCGGCGCATTTGTTTCTGTCGTCGGCATCCAGCAGCTGTTTATCATTTGTGGCAGCCTGATGGTGATGGCCGCCTTATTTTATCTTGTTCGAGGCATCCTGACGGAACATGCGCGGCGAAAAGCCGTAAAGGCGCTTGAATAA
- a CDS encoding nitroreductase family protein, whose product MHTLQNKKTNDFNEIVNGRRSIKHYNPTVKISREEMTEILEQATKAPSSINMQPWRFVVIDSPEGKEKLAPLASFNLDKVMSSSAVIAVFGDRKNYEYAEEIYSKAVEHGYMPEDVKDFQLNYFKPMYEGMSADQMKDIVMLDSGLVSMQLMLVARAFGYDTNPIGGYDKEKIAETFGLEKERYVPVMLLTIGKAASEGFQSYRLPVDTITTWS is encoded by the coding sequence ATGCATACACTGCAAAATAAGAAAACCAATGATTTCAATGAAATCGTCAACGGACGCCGTTCCATAAAACACTACAATCCGACGGTGAAAATCAGCCGCGAGGAAATGACGGAAATCCTGGAGCAGGCAACGAAAGCGCCTTCTTCCATCAATATGCAGCCATGGAGGTTTGTCGTCATTGACAGCCCAGAAGGAAAAGAAAAGCTCGCGCCGCTTGCATCATTCAATTTAGATAAAGTCATGAGTTCTTCCGCAGTCATCGCGGTGTTCGGGGACCGGAAAAATTATGAATACGCAGAAGAAATTTACAGCAAGGCGGTCGAACACGGCTACATGCCGGAAGACGTAAAAGACTTCCAGCTCAATTATTTCAAGCCGATGTATGAAGGCATGTCCGCTGATCAGATGAAAGACATCGTGATGCTCGACTCAGGGCTTGTCTCCATGCAATTGATGCTCGTTGCCCGTGCATTCGGCTACGACACCAACCCAATCGGGGGCTATGATAAGGAGAAAATCGCTGAAACATTCGGCTTGGAAAAAGAGCGTTATGTACCGGTTATGCTCTTGACGATCGGTAAAGCCGCGAGCGAAGGCTTCCAGTCGTACCGCTTGCCGGTCGACACAATCACGACGTGGAGCTGA